From Streptomyces sp. TLI_105, the proteins below share one genomic window:
- a CDS encoding DUF485 domain-containing protein, with protein sequence MAVDDPWYDATASGWGGEAAAGAPGDGRPDAVPRQRVHSAAEIYLEVQRSPAFQEVRGRYRRFVFPATLAFLLWYLAYVVAATVAPGLMARPVAGAVNVAMVAGLGQFLTTFLLTWAYARHARLRRDRAALELRWDTQEMTRGVVQP encoded by the coding sequence ATGGCGGTCGACGACCCCTGGTACGACGCGACGGCTTCCGGTTGGGGCGGGGAGGCGGCGGCCGGGGCGCCCGGCGACGGCCGCCCCGACGCGGTGCCGCGGCAGCGGGTCCACAGCGCGGCGGAGATCTATCTGGAAGTCCAGCGGAGCCCCGCCTTCCAGGAAGTGCGGGGCCGCTACCGCCGGTTCGTCTTCCCTGCCACCCTGGCGTTCCTCCTGTGGTACCTCGCCTATGTGGTGGCGGCGACCGTCGCGCCCGGGCTGATGGCGCGACCGGTGGCCGGAGCGGTCAACGTGGCGATGGTCGCGGGGCTCGGACAGTTCCTCACCACCTTCCTGCTGACCTGGGCTTACGCGCGTCATGCGCGGCTGCGCAGGGATCGGGCCGCACTGGAACTGCGCTGGGACACGCAGGAGATGACCCGAGGGGTGGTGCAGCCGTGA
- a CDS encoding sensor histidine kinase yields MGTGERARTGRGRARGASWRSWPSREALTRVGVPRGRIVLDHTMIAGLSVLVVTGCYTSGAFDGWYAPLPPLGFGLCVVAALRYHHTTLDHRLAASLGLLAAIALCGLGAYAAGAPTPATVIWIVVSIMAMERLPLPAGLATVVVLVAGFVEADETGIIGAGLTTAAVLLAGYSLRLDAEARGAGFQLLAQERLAREAEAASAALAERARIAREIHDVLAHSLSAQMVHLEVARLQIEAGADRSEILKLVTSARSMAREGLAETRHALSALRGDMAPVEDYLRELAREDRAEVDVTGERRDLPAEASQAVRRVAQEALTNIRKHAPGARTRIRFAYGTGEISLEIRDSGPPRAVDGTRAPKELGASGSGYGLLGMRERAELLGGSLDAGPEGAGFTVRLRVPA; encoded by the coding sequence ATGGGGACGGGCGAACGGGCACGGACCGGCAGGGGGCGGGCGCGCGGCGCTTCCTGGCGCTCCTGGCCCTCGCGGGAGGCGCTCACCCGCGTCGGTGTGCCCCGGGGTCGGATCGTTCTCGACCACACCATGATCGCGGGCCTGAGCGTCCTGGTGGTGACCGGCTGCTACACCTCGGGCGCGTTCGACGGCTGGTACGCCCCCTTGCCTCCGCTGGGGTTCGGGCTGTGCGTGGTCGCGGCGCTGCGGTATCACCACACGACCCTGGACCATCGCCTGGCGGCCTCGCTGGGACTGCTCGCGGCGATCGCGCTCTGCGGCCTCGGAGCCTATGCGGCAGGCGCCCCGACGCCTGCGACGGTGATCTGGATCGTCGTCTCGATCATGGCGATGGAGAGACTGCCGCTCCCCGCGGGACTGGCCACCGTGGTGGTCCTCGTGGCCGGGTTCGTGGAGGCCGACGAGACGGGGATCATCGGGGCCGGTCTCACCACGGCGGCCGTGCTGCTCGCCGGCTACTCGCTCCGGCTGGACGCCGAGGCACGGGGGGCCGGGTTCCAGCTGCTCGCCCAGGAAAGGCTCGCCCGGGAGGCGGAGGCCGCCTCGGCGGCGCTCGCCGAACGGGCCAGGATCGCCCGGGAGATACATGACGTGCTCGCGCACAGCCTCTCCGCCCAGATGGTGCACCTGGAGGTCGCACGGCTCCAGATCGAGGCCGGAGCGGACCGCTCGGAGATCCTCAAGCTCGTGACCTCAGCCCGTTCCATGGCCAGAGAGGGACTCGCCGAGACCCGTCACGCGCTCTCGGCCCTGCGCGGGGACATGGCGCCGGTCGAGGACTACCTGCGGGAGCTGGCGCGGGAGGACCGTGCCGAGGTCGATGTCACCGGCGAGCGCCGGGATCTGCCCGCCGAGGCCTCGCAGGCGGTGCGGCGGGTCGCGCAGGAGGCCCTCACCAATATCCGCAAGCACGCACCGGGCGCCCGGACCAGGATCCGGTTCGCCTACGGGACGGGCGAGATCTCCCTGGAGATACGCGACTCCGGGCCGCCTCGGGCGGTCGACGGCACACGAGCGCCGAAGGAGCTGGGGGCCTCCGGTTCCGGGTACGGACTGCTCGGCATGAGAGAGCGGGCCGAACTGCTCGGCGGCAGCCTGGATGCGGGGCCCGAGGGGGCCGGGTTCACGGTGCGGCTGCGGGTGCCGGCGTGA
- a CDS encoding response regulator transcription factor, whose amino-acid sequence MLLGLLPGIEVVGSARDGEEAVALTAELAPDVVLMDLRMPRCDGVEATRRIRDRHPGTEVVVLTTYADDDSLFPALRAGARGYLTKDAGGEEIGRAVRDVIDGRAGLSPSVQRRLLERLIDREDRDGRDGRSDQEDRSGRGDREGQGERADRTGPGTGSGPWPVTGGGPGAAPGAGGSSGPYADGLTERETEVLALVADGLSNSEIAGRLRISTATVKTHINNLFAKTGVRDRAQAVRYAYQHGLVRAPGRRVT is encoded by the coding sequence ATGCTGCTGGGCCTGCTTCCCGGGATCGAGGTCGTCGGGTCGGCTCGGGACGGGGAGGAGGCGGTCGCGCTCACGGCCGAGCTCGCTCCCGACGTCGTCCTGATGGATCTGCGGATGCCCCGCTGCGACGGAGTCGAGGCCACTCGTCGGATCCGTGACCGGCACCCCGGGACGGAGGTCGTCGTGCTCACCACCTACGCCGACGACGACTCGCTGTTCCCGGCGCTGAGGGCCGGGGCGCGCGGTTACCTCACCAAGGACGCCGGCGGGGAGGAGATCGGGCGGGCCGTACGGGACGTGATCGACGGGCGGGCCGGGCTCTCCCCCTCCGTGCAGCGGCGGCTCCTCGAGCGGCTGATCGACCGGGAGGACCGAGACGGCAGGGACGGCCGGAGCGACCAGGAGGACCGCAGCGGTCGGGGTGATCGGGAGGGCCAGGGCGAACGGGCCGATCGGACTGGTCCCGGGACCGGATCCGGGCCGTGGCCGGTGACGGGCGGGGGCCCCGGGGCGGCGCCGGGGGCGGGCGGCTCGTCCGGGCCGTACGCCGACGGGCTGACCGAGCGGGAGACGGAGGTGCTCGCGCTGGTCGCGGACGGGCTGTCCAACTCGGAGATCGCGGGGCGGCTGCGGATCTCCACGGCCACGGTGAAGACCCATATCAACAACCTCTTCGCCAAGACCGGGGTGCGCGACCGTGCCCAGGCCGTGCGGTACGCATATCAGCACGGTCTGGTCAGGGCGCCCGGGAGAAGAGTCACCTGA
- a CDS encoding serine protease, with product MRGFLTRALTGALGLAAAAAGQLATAGPVAADSVVVGGQPAQITDAPWVVALSSRDRFGGTRAGQFCGGVVVAPTKVLTAAHCLGREVLGGEPWEVRDFVVIAGRAALRGQEGEEVRISDTWINPDYDPTTNSGDLAVLTLVSALPQSYVIGVARSGDAAYAPGAEADVYGWGDTTGNGAYSSTLRTARVQVLPDTACERAYPGGFGVRYQRGTMLCAGDPQGGKDACQGDSGGPLVAKGLLVGLVSWGSGCGQAENPGVYTRVSAVLPAHF from the coding sequence ATGCGTGGTTTCCTCACCCGAGCATTGACGGGTGCCCTGGGCTTGGCCGCCGCAGCGGCGGGGCAGCTCGCCACCGCCGGTCCCGTGGCCGCCGACAGCGTCGTGGTGGGCGGGCAGCCGGCCCAGATCACGGACGCGCCGTGGGTCGTGGCGCTGTCCAGCCGTGACCGGTTCGGAGGTACGCGGGCGGGTCAGTTCTGCGGGGGTGTGGTCGTCGCGCCGACCAAGGTGCTCACGGCGGCCCACTGCCTGGGCCGTGAGGTGCTCGGCGGGGAGCCCTGGGAGGTACGCGACTTCGTGGTCATCGCCGGTCGCGCGGCGCTGCGCGGACAGGAGGGGGAGGAGGTCCGGATCTCCGACACCTGGATCAACCCCGACTACGACCCGACGACCAACTCGGGTGACCTGGCCGTGCTGACGCTGGTGAGCGCGCTGCCGCAGTCGTACGTGATCGGCGTCGCCCGGTCGGGAGACGCGGCCTACGCGCCCGGGGCGGAGGCGGACGTCTACGGCTGGGGTGACACGACCGGGAACGGCGCCTACTCCTCCACGCTGCGGACGGCGCGCGTCCAGGTGCTGCCGGACACGGCGTGCGAGCGGGCTTACCCGGGCGGTTTCGGCGTCCGTTACCAGCGCGGGACGATGCTGTGCGCGGGCGACCCGCAGGGCGGGAAGGACGCGTGTCAGGGAGACAGCGGGGGACCGCTGGTGGCCAAGGGGCTTCTCGTCGGTCTCGTGTCCTGGGGCAGCGGCTGCGGGCAGGCGGAGAACCCGGGCGTCTACACGCGGGTCTCCGCGGTACTTCCGGCGCACTTCTGA
- a CDS encoding response regulator: protein MIDVLVVDDDVLVARINAAYVAKVPGFRVVALAHSTAEALAALAGRPVDLILLDHYLPDENGLAAVRELRARGHQCDVIMVTAARDVATVQSAMRHGALQYLVKPFNFAGLRAKLEAYATLRRTLETGGEAEQAEVDRIFGVLSAGAVAPDLPKGHSPTTAEVVRQVLLAADGPLSAQEIAERAGVSRQTAQRYLKLLERTGRVRLSLRYGETGRPEHRYAWASSPSTG from the coding sequence ATGATCGACGTGCTCGTGGTGGACGACGACGTGCTGGTCGCGCGGATCAACGCCGCCTACGTCGCCAAGGTGCCCGGCTTCCGGGTCGTCGCCCTCGCCCACTCGACCGCCGAGGCGCTCGCCGCCCTGGCCGGCCGGCCGGTCGACCTGATCCTCCTGGACCACTACCTGCCCGACGAGAACGGGCTCGCGGCGGTACGGGAGCTCCGCGCGCGCGGTCACCAGTGCGACGTGATCATGGTGACGGCAGCCCGTGACGTGGCCACCGTGCAGTCGGCGATGCGGCACGGGGCACTGCAGTACCTGGTCAAGCCGTTCAACTTCGCCGGCCTCCGCGCCAAGCTGGAGGCGTACGCGACGCTCCGCCGCACCCTGGAGACCGGCGGCGAGGCGGAGCAGGCCGAGGTGGACCGGATCTTCGGCGTCCTGTCGGCGGGCGCCGTCGCCCCCGACCTGCCCAAGGGCCACTCCCCCACCACGGCCGAGGTGGTCCGGCAGGTCCTGCTCGCCGCCGACGGCCCGCTGTCCGCTCAGGAGATCGCCGAGCGGGCCGGAGTCAGCCGCCAGACCGCCCAGCGCTACCTCAAGCTCCTGGAACGCACCGGTCGGGTGCGCCTCTCCCTCCGGTACGGCGAGACGGGCCGCCCCGAGCACCGGTACGCCTGGGCGAGCTCACCGTCCACCGGCTGA
- a CDS encoding cation acetate symporter has translation MTGSHQTLALVLFSVFVAVTLGITTWVSRHRHGSAEEFYAGGRLFSPLENGFAIAGDYMSAASFLGISGLIALYGYDGMLYSVGFLVAWLLVLLLVAELVRNCGRFTLADVVAARMAERPVRIAAGTSSVAVSVLYLVAQMVGAGSLVALLLGGSSEAARSWTVIGVGALMVIYVTLGGMRATTWIQIVKAVLLMAGTIALTVLVLLRFHGDVNSLLSTAAERSGHGLGFLAPGLRYGGDWTARLDFISLGLALVLGTAGLPHILSRFYTVPTARAARRSVVWSIGLIGGFYLMTIVLGFGAAALIGPDAVRASNASGNTAVPLLALDLGGGAGSTGGTVLFAVVAAVAFATILAVVAGITLASSASVAHDLYASLRRRHAKQYSEVAVARVAAAVIGAAAIGLGLLARDLNVAFLVGLAFAVAASANLPVLLYSLFWRKFTTRGAVWSVYGGLIPAVLLVLVSPVVSGSPESLFPGVDFHLFPLQNPGAVSIPLGFLAGWIGTATSPEPPDEARHAETEVRSLTGAGAV, from the coding sequence GTGACCGGAAGCCACCAGACCCTGGCGCTCGTGCTGTTCAGCGTGTTCGTCGCCGTGACCCTGGGGATCACCACCTGGGTGAGCCGCCACCGGCACGGTTCGGCGGAGGAGTTCTACGCCGGAGGGCGACTGTTCTCCCCCCTGGAGAACGGCTTCGCCATCGCCGGGGACTACATGTCCGCGGCCTCCTTCCTGGGCATCTCCGGGCTGATCGCGCTCTACGGCTACGACGGCATGCTGTACTCCGTCGGCTTCCTCGTCGCCTGGCTGCTCGTGCTCCTGCTGGTCGCCGAACTGGTGCGTAACTGCGGGCGGTTCACGCTGGCCGACGTCGTCGCCGCGCGGATGGCGGAGCGGCCGGTGCGGATCGCCGCCGGAACGTCCTCGGTGGCCGTCTCCGTGCTGTACCTCGTGGCCCAGATGGTGGGCGCGGGGAGCCTGGTGGCGCTGCTGCTCGGCGGTTCCAGCGAGGCCGCGCGCTCGTGGACGGTGATCGGCGTGGGCGCGCTGATGGTGATCTACGTGACGCTCGGCGGCATGCGGGCCACCACGTGGATCCAGATCGTCAAGGCGGTCCTGCTCATGGCGGGCACGATCGCGCTCACCGTCCTCGTCCTGCTCCGTTTCCACGGCGACGTGAACAGCCTGCTCTCCACCGCGGCCGAGCGCAGCGGCCACGGCCTGGGCTTCCTCGCGCCCGGGCTGCGCTACGGCGGGGACTGGACGGCCCGCCTCGACTTCATCAGCCTCGGGCTCGCCCTCGTCCTGGGCACGGCGGGGCTGCCGCACATCCTGTCGCGCTTCTACACCGTGCCGACCGCCCGTGCCGCCCGTCGCTCCGTCGTCTGGTCCATCGGGCTCATCGGCGGCTTCTACCTGATGACCATCGTGCTCGGCTTCGGCGCGGCCGCGCTGATCGGCCCCGACGCGGTCCGTGCGTCCAACGCCTCCGGGAACACCGCCGTGCCGCTGCTCGCACTCGACCTCGGCGGCGGCGCGGGCTCCACCGGCGGCACGGTGCTCTTCGCGGTCGTCGCCGCCGTCGCCTTCGCGACCATCCTCGCCGTCGTCGCGGGGATCACGCTGGCCTCCTCGGCCTCCGTCGCCCACGACCTGTACGCCTCGCTGCGCCGTCGGCACGCGAAGCAGTACAGCGAGGTGGCCGTGGCCAGGGTCGCCGCCGCCGTGATCGGGGCGGCCGCCATCGGCCTCGGACTGCTCGCCCGCGACCTCAACGTGGCCTTCCTCGTCGGACTGGCCTTCGCGGTCGCGGCCTCCGCCAATCTGCCGGTGCTGCTCTACTCGCTGTTCTGGCGGAAGTTCACCACCCGGGGCGCGGTCTGGTCGGTGTACGGCGGCCTGATTCCCGCGGTGCTGCTCGTCCTGGTCTCTCCGGTCGTCTCAGGCAGCCCGGAATCGCTGTTCCCGGGCGTCGACTTCCACCTCTTCCCGCTGCAGAACCCGGGAGCGGTCTCCATCCCGCTCGGCTTCCTGGCCGGATGGATCGGTACGGCCACCTCGCCCGAACCGCCCGACGAGGCCCGGCACGCGGAGACCGAGGTGCGCTCCCTGACGGGCGCGGGTGCCGTCTGA
- a CDS encoding type IIA DNA topoisomerase subunit B, translated as MTAETSVPSSALLTADRDGSNYTARHLLVLEGLEAVRKRPGMYIGSTDSRGLMHCIWEIIDNSVDEALGGYCDHIEVILHDDGSVEVRDNGRGIPVDVEPKTGLSGVEVVMTKLHAGGKFGGGSYAASGGLHGVGASVVNALSARLDVEVDRNSATHSISFRRGVPGIFTEPGPDSPFDPANGLIKGKRVPKARTGTRIRYWADRQIFLKDAKLSLETLHQRARQTAFLVPGLTIVVRDERDLAGVGKSEETFRFDGGISEFCEYLAQDKAVCDIQRLTGQGTFKETVPVLDERGHMTPTEVTRELAVDVALRWGTGYDTTVKSFVNIIATPKGGTHVSGFEQAITKTVNEVLRSAKMLRVAEDDIVKDDALEGLTAVVTVRLAEPQFEGQTKEVLGTSAARRIVANVVAKELKAFLTSTKRDAKAQARAVLEKAVAAARTRIAARQHKEAQRRKTALESSSLPAKLADCRSDDVERSELFIVEGDSALGTAKLARNSEFQALLPIRGKILNVQKSSVSDMLKNAECGAIIQVIGAGSGRTFDIDAARYGKVIMMTDADVDGSHIRTLLLTLFQRYMRPMVEQGRVFAAVPPLHRIELVQPKKGQDKYVYTYSDNELRQTLLEFQRKGVRYKDAIQRYKGLGEMDADQLAETTMDPRHRTLRRINIGDLDAAEQVFDLLMGNDVAPRKEFITGSAATLDRSRIDA; from the coding sequence GTGACCGCCGAGACGTCCGTGCCGTCCAGTGCGCTGCTGACCGCAGACCGTGACGGTTCCAACTACACCGCTCGGCACCTGCTCGTACTCGAAGGGCTCGAAGCGGTCCGCAAGCGCCCTGGTATGTACATCGGGTCCACCGACAGTCGCGGCCTGATGCACTGCATCTGGGAGATCATCGACAACTCGGTCGACGAGGCCCTCGGTGGCTACTGCGACCACATCGAGGTCATCCTCCACGACGACGGCTCCGTGGAGGTCCGGGACAACGGCCGGGGCATCCCGGTCGACGTCGAGCCGAAGACCGGCCTCTCCGGCGTCGAGGTCGTCATGACCAAGCTGCACGCCGGCGGAAAGTTCGGCGGCGGGTCGTACGCGGCGTCCGGTGGTCTGCACGGCGTCGGCGCCTCCGTCGTCAACGCCCTGTCGGCCCGCCTCGACGTCGAGGTCGACCGGAACAGCGCGACCCATTCCATCTCCTTCCGTCGTGGCGTCCCCGGCATCTTCACCGAGCCGGGCCCCGACAGCCCCTTCGACCCGGCCAACGGCCTCATCAAGGGCAAGCGCGTCCCCAAGGCCCGCACCGGCACGCGCATCCGCTACTGGGCGGACCGGCAGATCTTCCTCAAGGACGCCAAGCTCTCCCTGGAGACGCTCCACCAGCGCGCCCGGCAGACCGCCTTCCTCGTCCCGGGCCTCACCATCGTCGTCCGCGACGAGCGGGACCTGGCCGGCGTCGGCAAGAGCGAGGAGACCTTCCGCTTCGACGGCGGCATCAGCGAGTTCTGCGAGTACCTCGCCCAGGACAAGGCCGTCTGCGACATCCAGCGCCTCACCGGGCAGGGCACCTTCAAGGAGACCGTCCCGGTCCTCGACGAACGCGGCCACATGACCCCGACCGAGGTCACCCGTGAGCTCGCCGTCGACGTCGCCCTGCGCTGGGGCACCGGCTACGACACCACGGTCAAGTCCTTCGTCAACATCATCGCCACCCCCAAGGGCGGCACCCACGTCTCGGGCTTCGAGCAGGCCATCACCAAGACGGTGAACGAGGTGCTGCGCTCGGCCAAGATGCTGCGCGTCGCCGAGGACGACATCGTCAAGGACGACGCCCTGGAGGGACTCACGGCCGTCGTGACGGTCCGCCTCGCCGAGCCGCAGTTCGAGGGGCAGACCAAGGAGGTGCTCGGCACCTCCGCCGCCCGCCGGATCGTGGCGAACGTGGTGGCCAAGGAGCTCAAGGCCTTCCTCACCTCCACCAAGCGGGACGCCAAGGCGCAGGCCCGCGCCGTGCTCGAGAAGGCCGTCGCCGCGGCGCGGACCCGGATCGCGGCCCGTCAGCACAAGGAGGCGCAGCGCAGGAAGACCGCGCTCGAGTCCTCCTCGCTGCCGGCCAAGCTCGCGGACTGCCGCAGCGACGACGTGGAGCGCAGCGAGCTCTTCATCGTCGAGGGAGACTCGGCCCTCGGCACGGCCAAGCTCGCCCGGAACAGCGAGTTCCAGGCCCTGCTGCCGATCCGCGGAAAGATCCTCAACGTCCAGAAGTCGTCCGTCTCGGACATGCTGAAGAACGCCGAGTGCGGCGCGATCATCCAGGTCATAGGAGCGGGCTCGGGCCGCACCTTCGACATCGACGCCGCCCGGTACGGCAAGGTCATCATGATGACCGACGCCGACGTCGACGGCTCCCACATCCGCACCCTGCTGCTCACGCTCTTCCAGCGCTACATGCGGCCCATGGTCGAGCAGGGCCGCGTCTTCGCCGCAGTGCCGCCGCTGCACCGGATCGAGCTCGTCCAGCCCAAGAAGGGCCAGGACAAGTACGTCTACACGTACTCGGACAACGAGCTGCGGCAGACCCTGCTGGAGTTCCAGCGCAAGGGGGTCCGCTACAAGGACGCCATCCAGCGCTACAAGGGTCTGGGCGAGATGGACGCCGACCAGCTCGCGGAGACCACGATGGACCCGCGCCACCGCACCCTGCGCCGGATCAACATCGGCGACCTGGACGCGGCGGAGCAGGTCTTCGACCTCCTCATGGGCAACGACGTGGCACCCCGCAAGGAGTTCATCACCGGCTCGGCGGCGACGCTCGACCGCTCGCGCATCGACGCCTGA